One genomic window of Georgenia soli includes the following:
- a CDS encoding ABC transporter substrate-binding protein, protein MRLRTPRLAAIGAVVACTSLILTGCGGASEESGGGTVRVVVANHPWTDAVLSGIDEFEEETGLTVEVTSYTEDQLSQQLNVRLNASADDIDVMMMRPLQEVRTFHENGWLTDLTEWATTDETWDWSDFQEGPQASVTVDDQVLAVPLSTEREVLYYRKDLLDEAGLEVPQTLEELEEAARMIQERNEGVYGFVSRGARAAAVTQFSSFLYSYGADWETDDGTSGIGTPEARAAYTFYGDMLRNYGPPGVTNMSWPEAMAIFTQGRAAFYTEADSLYTNATDPESSTVTETVGFAQFPAGPAGSRPTNVPAWALAVPSTSNNQEAAWEFVRWATNQENTLKAQEGGVIGSRASAWEAQVDGTFPEDLAEAQRASAEVGVGYSHPVVLNVSRARDIVGEPIVTAIEGGDVEAALDAADQAFSEFLADERE, encoded by the coding sequence ATGCGTCTACGTACCCCTCGTCTGGCTGCAATCGGCGCAGTCGTCGCGTGTACGTCCCTGATCCTGACAGGTTGCGGCGGGGCCAGCGAGGAATCCGGCGGCGGCACCGTGCGCGTCGTCGTTGCCAACCATCCCTGGACCGACGCGGTGCTGAGCGGAATCGACGAGTTTGAGGAAGAGACCGGCCTCACCGTAGAGGTCACCTCCTACACAGAGGACCAACTCTCACAGCAGCTGAATGTCCGGCTTAACGCCAGCGCCGATGACATCGACGTCATGATGATGCGTCCGCTGCAGGAGGTGCGGACGTTCCATGAGAACGGCTGGCTCACAGACCTCACCGAATGGGCCACCACCGACGAGACATGGGACTGGAGCGACTTCCAGGAGGGACCGCAGGCTTCTGTCACGGTGGACGACCAGGTCCTGGCCGTGCCGTTGTCGACGGAGCGTGAAGTCTTGTACTACCGCAAGGACCTGCTCGACGAGGCCGGCCTCGAGGTGCCGCAGACCCTCGAGGAGCTGGAGGAAGCCGCGCGAATGATCCAGGAGCGGAACGAGGGCGTCTATGGCTTCGTGTCCCGAGGCGCGCGAGCCGCAGCCGTCACACAGTTCTCGAGCTTCCTGTACAGCTACGGCGCGGACTGGGAGACGGACGACGGAACATCGGGCATCGGAACGCCTGAGGCCCGAGCGGCTTACACCTTCTACGGCGACATGTTGCGCAACTACGGCCCGCCCGGAGTCACCAACATGAGCTGGCCCGAGGCGATGGCCATCTTCACGCAGGGTCGAGCGGCCTTCTACACCGAGGCGGACAGCCTCTACACCAACGCGACCGACCCCGAGAGCTCGACGGTAACCGAGACGGTCGGCTTCGCGCAGTTCCCGGCCGGTCCGGCAGGATCTCGCCCGACGAACGTTCCCGCGTGGGCGCTTGCTGTGCCTTCGACGTCCAACAACCAGGAGGCGGCCTGGGAGTTTGTCCGCTGGGCGACCAACCAGGAGAACACCCTCAAGGCGCAGGAGGGCGGCGTCATCGGCTCCCGTGCTTCGGCCTGGGAAGCCCAGGTTGACGGCACGTTCCCCGAGGACCTCGCCGAAGCGCAGCGGGCGAGTGCCGAGGTCGGAGTGGGCTACAGCCACCCGGTCGTCCTCAACGTCAGCCGCGCCCGCGACATCGTCGGTGAACCCATCGTGACCGCGATCGAAGGGGGCGACGTCGAGGCCGCACTTGACGCTGCAGACCAGGCGTTCAGTGAGTTCCTCGCCGATGAGCGTGAATAA
- a CDS encoding helix-turn-helix domain-containing protein codes for MKQSSADLSSGNQVALLDEPAATPAETCAEMLRLVPRDYFQLRGVLVQLPKGNGADRSSTLARMVTGRRHRALLLYLLLLTCWPWLESRREPLPATAWVRALTATDRGAPTWSPSTLSRVWAELEELGLIEKREREGRAVRVRPRREDGREAYDAPGGRRDLMNTYFVLPLDFWRDETFAKLTLPGLAMLLIIAKETNPNLTSTGAGGAEGVGAGQRRVGG; via the coding sequence ATGAAGCAGTCATCTGCAGACCTGTCATCCGGCAACCAGGTCGCACTACTTGACGAGCCGGCCGCAACCCCTGCTGAGACGTGCGCCGAGATGCTCAGGTTGGTGCCGCGTGACTACTTCCAGCTTCGCGGCGTCCTCGTCCAGCTGCCCAAGGGCAACGGGGCTGACCGCAGCAGCACCTTGGCCCGCATGGTGACCGGCCGTCGGCACCGTGCCCTGCTCCTCTATCTGCTTCTGCTCACGTGCTGGCCGTGGCTCGAGAGTCGACGCGAACCGCTGCCCGCCACGGCATGGGTTCGCGCCCTCACCGCGACCGACCGAGGCGCACCAACGTGGTCGCCATCGACTCTCTCGCGGGTGTGGGCCGAGCTCGAGGAACTGGGCCTGATCGAGAAAAGAGAGCGGGAGGGGCGTGCCGTACGAGTTCGCCCCCGACGCGAGGACGGCAGAGAGGCGTACGACGCCCCTGGCGGTCGTCGCGACCTGATGAACACCTACTTCGTGTTGCCGCTCGACTTCTGGCGTGACGAAACCTTTGCGAAGCTCACCCTTCCTGGCCTCGCGATGCTGCTGATCATCGCCAAGGAGACGAACCCGAACCTGACTTCCACAGGTGCGGGCGGTGCTGAGGGTGTTGGTGCAGGTCAGCGGCGTGTGGGTGGCTGA
- a CDS encoding HNH endonuclease, producing MPAPILIPLLLAAVIMVPAVTGNFWLTVLALAAVCFANPVVRTIRKNRYFASEHFQTLKTEIASVVAEHNDVVDYVEEIRTRGSFELGSSSTGQHAHLASFENTSAWNNRRDRNIAEYAPHVHNASLQVVRNASADPIKYLMKYFSIKADQNTLADVQRVANDIAQLEEAVANVKEREADITAKIDPPAFILKHYREEFWDQVGVHLSPIEVPYPQYKFQYTSAGGNSGQTTNIELNTPTLEALAATLVDKIRWAKSASGQRALMTARLRSHIKERDNHTCLSCGVSLAAEPHLLLEVDHIMPVSKGGLSVPENLQTLCWKCNRTKGAKVIA from the coding sequence ATGCCCGCACCCATCCTCATTCCTCTGCTCCTTGCTGCGGTCATCATGGTCCCGGCAGTAACCGGCAATTTCTGGCTGACTGTGCTCGCCCTAGCCGCAGTCTGCTTCGCGAACCCCGTTGTTCGCACGATCCGAAAGAACCGTTACTTCGCGTCAGAGCACTTCCAGACGCTCAAGACGGAGATCGCCTCCGTGGTTGCCGAGCACAACGACGTGGTCGACTACGTCGAGGAGATCCGCACCCGGGGCTCGTTCGAGCTCGGATCATCGTCCACCGGCCAGCACGCGCACCTCGCCTCATTCGAGAACACCTCGGCGTGGAACAACCGGCGCGACCGCAACATCGCCGAATACGCCCCGCACGTGCACAACGCCTCACTGCAGGTCGTGCGCAACGCCAGCGCCGACCCGATCAAGTACCTCATGAAGTACTTCTCCATCAAGGCCGACCAGAACACCCTCGCCGATGTCCAGCGCGTCGCCAACGACATAGCCCAATTGGAAGAAGCCGTCGCCAACGTCAAGGAGCGCGAGGCGGACATCACCGCAAAGATCGACCCGCCCGCGTTCATCCTCAAGCACTACCGCGAGGAGTTCTGGGACCAGGTCGGCGTTCACCTCTCACCGATCGAGGTGCCTTACCCGCAGTACAAGTTCCAGTACACCTCTGCCGGCGGCAACAGCGGTCAGACGACGAACATCGAGCTCAACACGCCGACGCTCGAGGCGCTGGCCGCAACCCTCGTCGACAAGATCCGCTGGGCCAAGTCCGCTTCCGGACAGCGTGCGCTTATGACGGCCAGGCTGCGTAGCCACATCAAGGAGCGCGACAATCACACCTGCTTGAGCTGCGGGGTCTCGCTGGCCGCGGAGCCACACCTGCTGCTCGAGGTTGACCACATCATGCCCGTGTCCAAAGGCGGGCTCAGCGTTCCCGAGAACCTTCAAACGCTGTGCTGGAAGTGCAACCGCACCAAGGGCGCGAAGGTCATCGCCTGA
- a CDS encoding PDDEXK nuclease domain-containing protein, whose protein sequence is MFVISRHGMAFVGPEVHLDVADDVLVVDLLLFHVTQLRYVVVELKIGRLSPAYVGQLLPRLRRTARHLRRRRRRLRP, encoded by the coding sequence GTGTTCGTCATTTCCAGGCACGGCATGGCGTTCGTCGGCCCAGAGGTCCACCTCGACGTCGCCGACGACGTGCTCGTCGTCGACCTGCTCCTCTTCCACGTCACCCAGCTGCGCTACGTCGTCGTCGAGCTCAAGATCGGCCGCCTCTCCCCCGCCTACGTCGGACAGCTTCTCCCCCGCCTACGTCGGACAGCTCGGCACCTACGTCGCCGTCGTCGACGACTGCGTCCGTAA
- a CDS encoding type IV secretory system conjugative DNA transfer family protein, producing the protein MSTPNNRRRDPGGLSSEAVLIWVGIAVVVLVVGGAYAAVHLGHRIDGTGATIPTDPFGLFFGLLSGDVAWPAAGTGVLVALALAVALLLVGVVLLARRITGRRTRVDRTAAYLGGGKDVEALTRKHAAATAERLGVKDSPGVPIGVTVSSRQPLYGSWEDMHIDIWGPRTGKTTSRAVPAILDAPGAVLVTSNKRDVVDATRDVRARTGPVWVFDPQAIALEEPAWWWNPLSYVTDEVKAARLAEHFAAGSRDPGARTDAYFDPAGQDLLAGLLLAAALAGRPITDVYTWLTRPTDDTAVDILATHDFKLVADQVAGVINAPEKQRGGVYGTAQQMASCLTNRQVAAWVTPQSQTDHRPHFDPAAFVAGGGTLYSLSKEGRGTAGPLVTALTVAVVEAAEELAVHSPGGRLTTPLLAVLDEAANVCRWRELPNLYSHYGSRGIVIMTILQSWSQGVEVWGESGMKKLWSAANVKVYGGGVSEAAFLEDLSRIVGDYDRQASSVSYGRGHRTVSQQLHRERILDVADLAAMPKGRALVLASGSRPTLIRTQPWMSGPHADAVRASIKAHDPQATRTIVDAERELAIVDHAPDPVPAY; encoded by the coding sequence GTGAGCACCCCGAACAACCGGCGACGTGACCCGGGCGGCCTGTCCAGCGAGGCCGTCCTGATCTGGGTCGGCATCGCCGTCGTGGTCCTGGTCGTCGGCGGCGCCTACGCCGCCGTGCACCTGGGCCACCGCATCGACGGCACCGGCGCCACCATCCCGACCGATCCGTTCGGGCTGTTCTTCGGCCTGCTCTCCGGGGACGTCGCCTGGCCGGCCGCCGGCACCGGCGTGCTCGTCGCCCTGGCCCTCGCCGTGGCTCTACTGCTCGTCGGGGTCGTACTGCTGGCCCGCAGGATCACCGGCAGGCGCACCCGCGTGGACCGGACCGCGGCCTACCTGGGCGGAGGCAAGGACGTCGAGGCCCTGACTCGCAAGCACGCGGCCGCGACCGCCGAGCGCCTCGGCGTCAAGGACTCCCCGGGTGTTCCCATCGGCGTCACCGTGAGTTCACGGCAGCCGCTTTACGGGTCGTGGGAGGACATGCACATCGACATCTGGGGCCCGCGCACCGGCAAGACCACCTCCCGGGCGGTGCCGGCGATCCTCGATGCCCCCGGTGCGGTGCTGGTCACCTCGAACAAACGTGACGTCGTCGACGCCACCCGCGACGTCCGCGCCAGGACCGGGCCGGTGTGGGTCTTCGACCCCCAGGCCATCGCCCTGGAGGAGCCGGCCTGGTGGTGGAACCCGCTGTCCTACGTCACCGACGAGGTGAAGGCCGCCCGGCTGGCCGAGCACTTCGCCGCCGGAAGCCGCGACCCCGGCGCCCGGACGGATGCCTACTTCGACCCCGCCGGCCAGGACCTGCTCGCCGGCCTGCTCCTCGCGGCCGCCCTCGCCGGCCGGCCGATCACCGACGTCTACACCTGGCTGACCCGGCCCACTGACGACACCGCCGTCGACATCCTTGCCACCCACGACTTCAAGCTCGTGGCCGACCAGGTCGCCGGCGTGATCAACGCCCCGGAGAAGCAGCGCGGCGGCGTCTACGGCACCGCCCAGCAGATGGCCTCCTGCCTGACCAACCGCCAGGTCGCCGCCTGGGTCACCCCGCAATCCCAGACCGACCACCGGCCCCACTTCGACCCCGCAGCTTTCGTCGCCGGCGGAGGCACCCTCTACAGCCTCTCCAAGGAGGGCCGCGGCACCGCCGGCCCCCTCGTGACCGCGCTGACCGTCGCCGTCGTCGAGGCCGCCGAGGAGCTCGCCGTCCACTCCCCGGGCGGGCGGCTCACCACGCCGCTGCTTGCCGTGCTCGACGAGGCCGCGAACGTGTGCCGGTGGCGCGAGCTGCCCAACCTCTACAGCCACTACGGCTCCCGCGGCATCGTCATCATGACGATCCTGCAGTCCTGGTCCCAGGGCGTGGAGGTCTGGGGCGAGTCCGGCATGAAGAAGCTCTGGTCCGCCGCGAACGTGAAGGTCTACGGCGGCGGCGTCTCCGAAGCCGCCTTCCTCGAGGACCTCTCCCGCATCGTCGGCGACTACGACCGCCAGGCGTCCTCGGTCTCCTACGGGCGCGGGCACCGAACCGTCTCCCAGCAGCTCCACCGCGAACGCATCCTCGACGTCGCCGACCTCGCCGCCATGCCCAAGGGCCGCGCCCTCGTCCTCGCCTCCGGCTCACGCCCCACGCTGATCCGCACCCAGCCCTGGATGAGCGGCCCGCACGCCGACGCCGTCCGCGCCTCCATCAAGGCCCACGACCCGCAGGCCACCCGCACGATCGTCGACGCCGAGCGCGAGCTCGCCATCGTCGACCATGCGCCGGACCCGGTCCCGGCCTATTAA
- a CDS encoding DUF4913 domain-containing protein, which yields MLNGWDEAEELIDARTEQADDEAAVEPEEPALYYGSVDEFVREYLRQLYRRRVGPNTTAKWAAEWWRHPEAIVRLEALWRTWEHLRLDPATGMSVWLRDHADYHMGVLLSADGPFRKSEDSNRDGDPLPYTTPPAGMFPDMRN from the coding sequence GTGCTGAACGGCTGGGACGAGGCCGAGGAGCTCATCGACGCCCGCACCGAGCAGGCGGACGATGAAGCGGCCGTGGAGCCGGAGGAGCCGGCCCTGTACTACGGCTCCGTCGACGAGTTCGTGCGCGAGTACCTGCGCCAGCTCTACCGCCGGCGAGTCGGCCCGAACACCACCGCGAAATGGGCCGCGGAGTGGTGGCGCCACCCCGAGGCCATCGTCCGCCTCGAAGCCCTGTGGCGAACCTGGGAACACCTCCGCCTCGACCCCGCCACCGGCATGAGCGTCTGGCTGCGCGACCACGCCGACTATCACATGGGCGTCCTGCTCTCCGCGGACGGCCCCTTCAGGAAGTCCGAGGACAGCAACCGCGACGGCGACCCCTTGCCGTACACGACACCGCCCGCCGGGATGTTCCCCGACATGCGCAACTGA
- a CDS encoding helix-turn-helix transcriptional regulator — MTQLSDSGALATNDQFDDIETLYAVLHPVMRAIAAAVGRHCEVVLHDLRSRSMDRTIYAIENGHVTGRTVGGPSTNLGLGVLQNEGANHDAFGYRGRTSDGRDLHCSSVYYRDRSGAVIAALCINIDLTPLKNAEALVASLIPTAADAQSPEEIVGPDIQHVLEDMIESAVEAVGKPVNLMDKRDRVEVLRLLEERGAFHIKRSVDRVAARLGISKVTAYSDLDTVRNGRA; from the coding sequence ATGACCCAGCTGAGCGACTCCGGCGCGTTGGCTACCAACGACCAGTTCGACGACATCGAGACCCTGTACGCAGTCCTGCACCCGGTCATGCGTGCCATCGCAGCCGCGGTCGGACGCCATTGTGAGGTCGTGCTGCACGATCTGCGGTCGCGATCGATGGACCGGACGATCTATGCGATCGAGAACGGTCACGTGACTGGCCGCACCGTCGGCGGCCCCTCGACGAACCTGGGGCTAGGCGTACTACAGAACGAAGGGGCCAACCATGACGCCTTCGGCTACCGGGGTCGGACGTCGGACGGCCGCGACCTCCACTGTTCCTCGGTCTACTACCGGGACAGGTCGGGTGCGGTCATCGCAGCCCTCTGCATCAACATCGACCTCACTCCCCTGAAGAACGCAGAAGCATTGGTCGCGTCGCTCATTCCGACGGCAGCGGACGCGCAGTCGCCGGAGGAGATCGTCGGGCCGGACATCCAGCACGTACTCGAGGACATGATCGAGAGCGCAGTCGAGGCGGTCGGCAAACCGGTCAACTTGATGGACAAGCGCGACCGCGTCGAGGTTTTGCGTCTGCTCGAGGAACGCGGTGCCTTCCACATCAAGCGCTCTGTGGACCGGGTCGCCGCGCGCCTGGGTATCTCGAAGGTGACTGCCTACAGCGACCTCGACACCGTCCGGAACGGACGCGCCTGA
- a CDS encoding IS1634 family transposase: MSLFIRKVRTSSGATAVQIVDKRGGTRRIVAHLGSAHDDVELAVLMQAARERLNEGQGELDLGLDTAVQTSPGRARVVATASQVLWDVLVDAYRFLGFDVLRDEAFMKLVLARIIEPTSKADTIRVLEDVGITAPHLNTLYATLRRSQERDYRDVLARRCLAHSARTTGTAAMIMYDVTTLHFENEDEDDLRKVGMSKERRVDPQVQVGLLVDPGGFPLEVHLFEGNKAETTTLIPVLTEFQQRHGVTDLVVVADAGMLSAANLNALEDAGFKFIVGSRLTKAPYDLAEHFERKGNYFEDGQILESTRVMGTGKNARERRIVYQWSFKRNKRDDRNINLMIAKAEKIAAGTVPLKKARFLKVSGATKELDQATIDRARQLAGLKGYVTNLPAKTMPGQAIISAYHDLWRVEQSFRMTKSDLKARPVFHHQREAIEAHLTVVLAALAISRYLQEAAGVSIKKLVQTLRPLRSVLIDIDGHHITAYPTIPSEARTILDKLPPISTGH, from the coding sequence GTGTCCCTGTTCATCCGTAAGGTCCGGACCTCGTCGGGGGCCACGGCCGTGCAGATCGTGGACAAGCGCGGCGGGACAAGGCGGATCGTGGCGCATCTGGGCTCGGCGCACGATGACGTCGAGCTCGCGGTGCTGATGCAGGCCGCGCGGGAGCGGCTGAACGAGGGGCAGGGCGAGCTCGACCTCGGGCTGGACACTGCCGTGCAGACCAGTCCCGGGCGGGCCCGGGTGGTCGCGACCGCCAGCCAGGTGCTGTGGGACGTCCTCGTCGACGCGTACCGGTTCCTGGGCTTCGACGTCCTGAGGGACGAGGCGTTCATGAAGCTGGTGCTCGCCCGGATCATCGAGCCGACGTCGAAGGCCGACACCATCCGCGTCCTGGAGGACGTCGGCATCACGGCCCCGCACCTGAACACCCTCTACGCCACCCTGCGCCGCTCCCAGGAGCGCGACTACCGCGACGTCCTGGCCAGGAGGTGCCTGGCACACTCGGCCCGCACGACCGGCACCGCGGCGATGATCATGTACGACGTCACGACCCTGCACTTCGAGAACGAGGACGAGGACGACCTGCGCAAGGTCGGGATGAGCAAGGAACGCCGCGTCGACCCCCAGGTCCAGGTCGGGCTCCTCGTCGACCCGGGCGGGTTCCCCCTCGAGGTCCACCTCTTCGAGGGGAACAAGGCCGAGACCACCACCCTGATCCCGGTCCTGACCGAGTTCCAGCAGCGCCACGGCGTCACCGACCTGGTGGTGGTCGCCGACGCGGGCATGCTCTCCGCGGCGAACCTCAACGCCCTGGAGGACGCCGGCTTCAAGTTCATCGTCGGCTCGCGCCTGACCAAGGCGCCCTACGACCTCGCCGAGCACTTCGAGCGCAAGGGCAACTACTTCGAGGACGGCCAGATCCTGGAGTCGACCCGGGTGATGGGCACCGGGAAGAACGCCCGGGAACGGCGCATCGTCTACCAGTGGTCCTTCAAGCGGAACAAGCGCGATGACCGCAACATCAACCTCATGATCGCCAAGGCCGAGAAGATCGCCGCCGGCACCGTCCCGCTGAAGAAGGCCCGCTTCCTGAAGGTCTCCGGCGCGACCAAGGAGCTCGACCAGGCCACCATCGACCGCGCCCGCCAGCTCGCCGGACTGAAGGGCTACGTCACCAACCTGCCCGCGAAGACCATGCCCGGCCAGGCCATCATCAGCGCCTACCACGACCTGTGGCGCGTGGAGCAGTCCTTCCGCATGACCAAGTCCGACCTGAAGGCCCGGCCCGTCTTCCACCACCAGCGCGAGGCCATCGAGGCCCACCTCACCGTGGTCCTCGCCGCCCTGGCCATCAGCCGCTACCTGCAAGAAGCCGCCGGAGTCTCGATCAAGAAGCTGGTCCAGACCCTACGACCGCTGCGCTCGGTCCTCATCGACATCGACGGCCACCACATCACCGCCTACCCGACCATCCCCTCGGAAGCCCGCACCATCCTCGACAAGCTCCCGCCCATCAGCACGGGGCACTAG
- a CDS encoding ATP/GTP-binding protein encodes MRGWLGRGRGESFYVQAADEWRGTSVQVCGLWPFAVGAGTPMVGVPLGRHIHTGATLCCDPISWFQRAKLISNPSAFVLGKPGLGKSTLVRRMATGLAGYGVMPLVLGDLKPDYVDLIEALGGQVITLGRGRGYVNVLDPGEALEAAERLRAAGYEKEAAQVLADAHGRRHTMVSALVTIMRGAPPTDREETILDRALKVLDARHNGIPVLGDLLRVIQEGPQEVRAAALDRGDQARYQAITENLEASLVGLVDGGRLGETFARPTTNPMRRDRPVVYDVSSIDDTDMDLQAATLLACWSAGFGTVNVANALADAGLEPRRHYFVVLDELWRALRAGRGMVDRVDALTRLNRQRGVGVAMISHTMSDLLALAHEEDRMKARGFVERSGMVICGGLPGAEMPQLTAAVPFSRAEQDLLIGWQDPPAWDPAAGQEAEPPGRGKFLVKVGGRPGIPIDVQLTEVEMGIHDTNKLWHTVSRIGAMATQGSGVA; translated from the coding sequence ATGCGCGGCTGGCTCGGCCGCGGCCGGGGGGAGTCGTTCTACGTCCAGGCGGCGGATGAGTGGCGCGGCACCTCGGTGCAGGTGTGCGGGCTGTGGCCGTTCGCCGTCGGGGCCGGCACCCCGATGGTGGGGGTGCCGCTCGGGCGGCACATTCACACCGGGGCGACGCTGTGCTGCGACCCGATCTCCTGGTTCCAGCGGGCCAAGCTGATCTCCAACCCCTCCGCCTTCGTGCTCGGCAAGCCGGGCCTGGGCAAGTCCACCCTGGTGCGCCGCATGGCCACCGGGCTGGCCGGCTACGGGGTGATGCCCCTGGTCCTCGGTGACCTCAAGCCCGACTACGTCGACCTCATCGAGGCCCTCGGCGGGCAGGTCATCACCCTGGGCCGCGGCCGCGGCTACGTCAACGTCCTCGACCCGGGCGAGGCACTCGAGGCCGCGGAGCGGCTGCGCGCAGCGGGATACGAGAAGGAGGCCGCCCAGGTCCTCGCCGACGCCCACGGGCGCCGGCACACCATGGTCTCCGCTCTGGTGACGATCATGCGCGGCGCCCCGCCGACGGACCGGGAGGAGACGATCCTGGACCGGGCGCTGAAAGTCCTCGACGCCCGCCACAACGGCATCCCTGTCCTGGGGGATCTGCTGCGCGTGATCCAGGAAGGCCCGCAGGAGGTCCGCGCCGCGGCGCTGGACCGGGGCGACCAGGCCCGGTACCAGGCCATCACCGAGAACCTCGAGGCCTCCCTGGTCGGCCTGGTCGACGGCGGCCGCCTGGGGGAGACCTTCGCCCGCCCGACGACGAACCCGATGCGCCGGGACCGTCCGGTGGTCTACGACGTCTCCTCGATCGACGACACCGACATGGACCTGCAGGCCGCGACACTGCTGGCGTGCTGGTCGGCCGGGTTCGGCACCGTGAACGTGGCGAATGCCCTGGCCGACGCCGGCCTGGAGCCGCGCCGGCACTACTTCGTCGTCCTCGACGAGCTCTGGCGCGCGCTGCGCGCCGGGCGCGGGATGGTCGACCGCGTCGACGCCCTGACCCGCCTGAACCGTCAGCGCGGGGTCGGGGTCGCGATGATCTCCCACACCATGTCCGACCTGCTCGCCCTCGCGCACGAGGAGGACCGGATGAAGGCCCGCGGCTTCGTCGAACGGTCGGGCATGGTCATCTGCGGCGGCCTGCCCGGTGCCGAGATGCCCCAGCTGACGGCCGCGGTGCCGTTCTCCCGGGCCGAGCAGGACCTGCTCATCGGCTGGCAGGACCCACCGGCCTGGGACCCGGCTGCCGGTCAGGAGGCCGAGCCCCCGGGCCGAGGCAAGTTTCTCGTCAAGGTCGGCGGCCGCCCCGGCATCCCGATCGACGTCCAGCTCACCGAGGTCGAGATGGGCATCCACGACACCAACAAGCTCTGGCACACCGTCTCGCGCATCGGTGCGATGGCAACGCAGGGGAGTGGTGTGGCGTGA
- a CDS encoding carbohydrate ABC transporter permease, translated as MTATTTLRNTPVLTRASDWANKHRKWVLAAPAIIFVLALMVLPLAYTMVLSFTDAQGSIQRAFDFVWLDNYVSILTDTTRFWPAVWRTLIFTVVAVSLEMTLGMAVALLMRKPFMGRRAVRVAMLLPLVATPVAVAMMWLLIFEPTIGFANQVLGWFGIAPQGWISDPATALPTLMLVDVWQWTPMVILILLAGLVGLPEEQQEAARIDGASNWQRFWHVTLPMLKSTIIAALLLRSIDAMKTFDLLYVTKGTGGGSSHEVETLNIYAYALSFDYNEYGMASALVLIYFLLIVAVLVVLTMRRKGAQR; from the coding sequence ATGACAGCTACGACGACGCTCCGGAATACCCCTGTCTTGACGCGCGCGTCGGACTGGGCGAACAAGCACCGCAAGTGGGTACTGGCGGCACCGGCCATTATCTTCGTGCTGGCTCTGATGGTCTTGCCGCTGGCCTACACGATGGTCCTGAGCTTCACCGATGCCCAGGGGTCCATTCAGCGGGCCTTTGACTTCGTGTGGCTCGACAACTACGTCAGCATCCTCACCGACACCACCCGCTTCTGGCCGGCGGTATGGCGGACGCTCATCTTCACGGTGGTCGCCGTCTCACTCGAGATGACGTTAGGCATGGCAGTCGCGCTGCTCATGCGCAAACCGTTCATGGGCCGCCGCGCCGTCCGTGTTGCGATGCTGCTGCCCCTGGTGGCGACGCCGGTCGCCGTAGCCATGATGTGGCTGCTGATCTTCGAGCCGACAATCGGGTTTGCCAATCAGGTCCTTGGATGGTTCGGGATCGCACCGCAAGGATGGATCTCCGACCCTGCCACCGCACTGCCCACGCTGATGCTCGTCGACGTGTGGCAGTGGACGCCGATGGTCATCCTCATTCTCCTGGCCGGTCTCGTCGGCCTTCCCGAGGAGCAGCAGGAAGCGGCGCGCATCGACGGCGCGTCGAACTGGCAGCGGTTCTGGCACGTCACCCTGCCCATGCTCAAGTCCACGATCATTGCCGCCCTTCTGCTTCGCAGCATCGACGCCATGAAGACGTTCGATTTGCTCTACGTGACAAAGGGAACCGGGGGCGGATCTTCTCACGAGGTCGAGACGCTCAACATCTACGCCTACGCGCTGAGCTTTGACTACAACGAGTATGGGATGGCCTCAGCACTTGTTCTCATCTACTTCCTGCTCATTGTCGCTGTGCTCGTCGTGCTGACCATGCGTAGAAAGGGGGCGCAGCGGTGA